The Pangasianodon hypophthalmus isolate fPanHyp1 chromosome 13, fPanHyp1.pri, whole genome shotgun sequence genome includes a window with the following:
- the LOC113528093 gene encoding perforin-1: protein MLQALLIWAMFAATLPPPTRQSCFKANESQCHDVDFVPGFDLAGEGFDITTMQRKGAFALDMSSWLQKDNSCTLCKNPYMGGQKQKLPVSVVDWRPSQKCRIKVSSSVYQSSEALVSSSTSSIENNWKSSLQISSIRGDASLMLAGSNSKLAEYSMEKTKKDKFSFTRHAVSCGYYRYRVSSRPILHPELKDEFRSLPATYDNHTKQLYYKLIDKFGTHYITKVSLGGEVRSVTSIKQCQASLQGMTVDEVKTCLDVEASASVGIVSLQTEAHHCKQVKDKTLNKKSFSSSFSDRETDVIGGHIQNVDLLFSSNNDPKAYKEWISSLPTNPDVVTYSLEPLHELMPAKELSREHLRNAIKDYILQRGLWKNCTSRCKIGVKTDPKEPCICSCHNNRDVALNCCPTQKGFAQVTVTAIKATGLWGDYFTQTDGFVKLFQNGKIFLGQTPVIWNKNSPTWNWNFNLGTVDLTQFSSVNLEVWDRDSGWDDDLLGRCTVKLKSGVEKNVCALNHGMLYYKVQVKCVPGLAGSSCLEYNPSPMEAQLDKVYVSRHARPIPRGMLLEMGVLLDERIPRFNQSNIRKAAGFEL from the exons ATGTTGCAGGCACTTCTGATTTGGGCCATGTTTGCCGCAACTCTCCCTCCCCCAACCAGACAGAGTTGCTTCAAGGCCAATGAGTCTCAGTGTCACGATGTGGACTTTGTTCCCGGATTTGACCTGGCAGGAGAAGGCTTTGACATCACCACCATGCAACGGAAAGGGGCCTTCGCCCTCGACATGAGCTCCTGGCTCCAGAAGGACAACTCCTGTACTCTGTGTAAAAACCCCTACATGGGAGGTCAAAAGCAGAAGCTCCCAGTTTCTGTGGTGGACTGGAGACCAAGTCAGAAGTGCAGAATTAAGGTGTCCAGCTCCGTCTACCAGTCCAGTGAGGCCCTGGTCAGCTCCAGCACCTCCTCTATCGAGAACAACTGGAAGTCATCCTTACAAATTTCCAGTATAAGAGGTGACGCATCACTGATGCTGGCAGGCAGTAACTCCAAGCTGGCTGAATATTCAATGGAGAAAACCAAAAAAGACAAGTTCAGCTTCACCCGCCATGCTGTCTCTTGTGGATACTACAG ATACAGGGTTTCGAGTCGTCCAATCCTGCACCCAGAGCTGAAGGATGAATTCAGAAGCCTCCCTGCGACATATGATAATCACACAAAGCAACTCTATTACAAGCTGATTGACAAGTTTGGTACTCATTACATCACAAAG GTGAGTCTGGGTGGAGAGGTTCGCTCTGTGACTAGCATCAAGCAGTGCCAGGCGTCCCTGCAGGGTATGACTGTGGACGAAGTGAAGACATGTCTGGACGTGGAGGCTTCTGCAAGTGTGGGAATTGTAAGCCTGCAGACTGAGGCGCATCACTGCAAGCAGGTCAAGGACAAGACTCTGAACAAAAAGAGCTTCTCCAGTAGCTTCAGTGACAG GGAAACAGATGTGATTGGTGGCCATATTCAGAATGTTGACCTCCTTTTCTCATCAAATAATGACCCAAAGGCCTATAAGGAGTGGATCTCATCTCTGCCCACTAACCCTGATGTCGTTACTTACTCACTTGAGCCCCTTCATGAGTTGATGCCAGCTAAGGAGCTGAGCCGAGAGCATTTGCGCAATGCCATCAAGGACTACATACTCCAGAGAGGCCTGTGGAAAAATTGCACGAGCCGTTGCAAGATCGGAGTGAAGACCGATCCTAAGGAGCCGTGCATCTGCAGCTGCCACAACAACCGGGATGTGGCCCTCAACTGCTGCCCCACTCAGAAAGGATTTGCTCAGGTCACTGTAACTGCAATCAAAGCCACAGGTTTATGGGGAGATTATTTTACACAGACGGACGGATTTGTCAAGCTCTTCCAAAATGGAAAGATCTTCCTGGGTCAGACACCCGTGATCTGGAACAAAAACTCTCCAACATGGAACTGGAATTTCAATCTTGGAACTGTGGACCTTACTCAGTTCAGTAGTGTGAATCTGGAGGTGTGGGACAGGGACAGCGGCTGGGATGATGACCTTCTCGGGAGGTGCACTGTTAAATTGAAATCTGGTGTTGAGAAAAATGTCTGTGCGCTCAATCACGGAATGCTGTATTATAAAGTGCAGGTGAAGTGCGTCCCTGGTTTGGCTGGTTCTTCATGCTTGGAGTACAATCCCTCTCCCATGGAGGCACAGCTGGATAAAGTGTACGTTTCCCGGCATGCTCGTCCGATTCCCAGAGGCATGCTGCTGGAGATGGGAGTGCTCCTTGATGAACGCATTCCCCGCTTCAACCAGAGCAACATTCGCAAAGCTGCAGGTTTTGAATTGTAG